From Aquisalimonas asiatica, the proteins below share one genomic window:
- a CDS encoding QsdR family transcriptional regulator: MTTETRQPGVGADGPETSAGQRYAAILRQARSMFLAQERLDIGEIAGRLGLSRITIYRHMGNREHLVSEVLWSLSRDTLERARADARAADEPGFIGVYRRYNQYLGESAAFLQFLREESAFALRLLTRPDGAVRVRLMAALQELLEEDAHQNGRQLHLDTQTLAYVIVCIGESYLYPLIAMHNEPDLDRATEVVDLLLRP, from the coding sequence ATGACAACGGAAACGCGGCAGCCCGGCGTGGGCGCGGATGGCCCCGAGACGTCGGCAGGGCAGCGGTATGCAGCGATCCTGCGCCAGGCGAGGAGCATGTTTCTTGCCCAGGAACGGCTCGATATCGGGGAGATCGCCGGAAGGCTCGGTTTGAGCCGCATCACCATCTACCGGCACATGGGCAATCGCGAACACCTTGTCTCGGAGGTGCTGTGGTCCCTCAGCCGGGACACGCTCGAGCGGGCGCGCGCCGATGCCCGCGCTGCGGATGAGCCCGGCTTCATCGGCGTTTACCGCCGTTACAACCAGTACCTGGGCGAGTCGGCGGCCTTTCTGCAGTTTCTGCGCGAGGAGTCCGCTTTTGCATTGCGTCTGCTCACGCGTCCGGATGGCGCCGTGCGCGTCCGGCTGATGGCTGCTCTGCAGGAGCTGCTGGAAGAAGACGCCCACCAGAACGGCCGACAGCTGCACCTGGATACGCAGACGCTGGCCTATGTCATCGTCTGCATCGGCGAATCGTACCTCTACCCGCTTATCGCCATGCACAACGAGCCGGACCTGGACCGGGCAACGGAGGTGGTGGACCTGCTGCTGCGGCCATGA
- a CDS encoding AAA family ATPase, whose protein sequence is MQFKGTDSYVATGDLTMAVNAASALQRPLLIKGEPGTGKTLLAEQVASGLGLPFFEWHVKSTTKAQQGLYEYDAVSRLRDSQLGDDRVHDIANYIVKGPLWHCFESDTQPVLLIDEIDKADIEFPNDLLRELDRMEFYVYETQQMVRTKHRPIIVITSNNEKELPDAFLRRCFFHYINFPDKETMAQIVDVHFPGIKKDLLKEAMELFFELRDVPGLKKKPSTSELLDWLKLLMAEDVDAATLRENTKHKMLPPLHGALLKNEQDVHLFERLMFMSRRNKSN, encoded by the coding sequence ATGCAATTCAAGGGTACTGATTCCTACGTTGCCACTGGCGATCTGACCATGGCGGTGAACGCCGCATCGGCGCTGCAGCGCCCGTTGCTGATCAAGGGCGAGCCGGGCACCGGCAAGACCCTGCTGGCCGAACAGGTGGCCAGCGGTCTCGGGCTGCCGTTTTTCGAATGGCACGTGAAGTCCACCACCAAGGCGCAGCAGGGGCTGTACGAGTACGATGCCGTCTCGCGCCTCCGCGACTCGCAGCTGGGTGACGACCGCGTGCACGACATCGCCAACTACATCGTCAAGGGCCCGCTGTGGCACTGTTTCGAGTCGGACACCCAGCCGGTGCTGCTCATCGACGAGATCGACAAGGCGGATATCGAGTTCCCCAACGACCTGCTCCGGGAACTGGACCGCATGGAGTTCTACGTCTACGAGACCCAGCAGATGGTGCGCACCAAGCACCGCCCCATCATCGTCATCACCAGCAACAACGAGAAAGAGCTCCCGGATGCCTTTCTGCGCCGGTGCTTCTTCCACTACATCAACTTCCCCGACAAGGAGACCATGGCGCAGATCGTCGATGTCCATTTCCCGGGCATCAAGAAGGATCTGCTCAAGGAAGCCATGGAGCTCTTCTTTGAACTGCGCGACGTGCCGGGGCTGAAGAAGAAGCCGTCCACCTCCGAGCTGCTGGACTGGCTGAAGCTGCTGATGGCGGAGGACGTGGATGCAGCCACGCTGCGGGAGAACACCAAGCACAAGATGCTGCCCCCGCTGCATGGTGCCCTGCTCAAGAACGAGCAGGACGTGCATCTGTTCGAGCGCCTGATGTTCATGTCCCGGCGCAACAAATCCAACTGA
- a CDS encoding vWA domain-containing protein yields the protein MLIDFFFELRKAGLKVTLTEYLTLIEALDKRLAVCSVDDFYFLARGIMVKDETLFDRFDQVFGNYFSGIENIFGEELEGEIPEEWLRAMAERLLTEEEKQQIESLGGWDELMETLKKRLEEQSERHEGGNKWIGTGGTSPFGANGYNPEGIRIGQDKSRHRRAVKVWDKREYRNLDSSREIGTRNIKMALRRLRQFARQGADDVLDMDDTIRSTARNGGYLDLKMVPERHNAAKVLLFFDVGGSMDDHIRVCEELFSAAQMEFKHLEYFYFHNFLYEGVWKDSRRRHSEVTSTWDVLHTYGHDYKVIFVGDATMSPYEILYPGASVEHWNDEAGATWMQRVLEAFPKAVWLNPEPESRWDYTPSIKITRELMEERMYPLTLDGMDEAIKYLSK from the coding sequence ATGCTCATCGACTTCTTCTTCGAGCTGCGCAAGGCGGGCCTGAAGGTCACGCTGACCGAGTACCTCACGCTGATCGAGGCGCTGGACAAGCGCCTGGCCGTGTGCAGCGTCGATGATTTCTATTTCCTGGCGCGCGGCATCATGGTCAAGGACGAGACCCTGTTTGACCGTTTCGACCAGGTTTTCGGTAATTATTTTAGTGGCATAGAGAACATTTTTGGGGAAGAGCTTGAAGGTGAAATCCCCGAAGAATGGCTCCGTGCCATGGCCGAGCGCCTGCTCACCGAGGAGGAAAAGCAGCAGATCGAGTCCCTGGGTGGCTGGGACGAGCTCATGGAGACCCTCAAGAAGCGGCTCGAAGAGCAGAGCGAGCGACACGAGGGTGGCAACAAGTGGATCGGCACCGGCGGCACGTCACCCTTCGGTGCCAACGGTTACAACCCGGAAGGGATCCGCATCGGCCAGGACAAGTCGCGCCACCGGCGTGCGGTGAAGGTCTGGGACAAGCGCGAGTATCGCAACCTGGACAGCTCCCGGGAAATCGGCACCCGTAACATCAAGATGGCCCTGCGGCGGCTGCGCCAGTTTGCCCGGCAGGGTGCCGATGACGTCCTGGACATGGACGACACCATCCGCTCCACGGCCCGCAACGGCGGTTACCTGGACCTCAAGATGGTCCCGGAGCGGCACAACGCCGCCAAGGTGCTGCTGTTCTTCGACGTGGGCGGCTCCATGGATGATCACATCCGCGTGTGCGAGGAACTGTTCTCGGCAGCGCAGATGGAGTTCAAGCACCTGGAGTACTTCTACTTCCACAACTTCCTCTACGAGGGCGTGTGGAAAGACAGCCGTCGTCGCCATTCGGAGGTGACCAGCACGTGGGACGTGCTTCACACCTACGGTCACGACTACAAGGTGATCTTTGTGGGTGACGCCACCATGAGCCCCTACGAGATCCTGTACCCGGGGGCGAGCGTGGAGCACTGGAACGACGAGGCCGGTGCCACCTGGATGCAGCGGGTGCTGGAGGCTTTTCCCAAGGCGGTGTGGCTCAACCCGGAGCCCGAGAGCCGCTGGGATTACACCCCCTCCATCAAGATCACCCGGGAGCTCATGGAAGAGCGCATGTACCCGCTGACCCTGGATGGCATGGATGAGGCCATCAAGTATCTGAGCAAGTAG
- a CDS encoding FAS1-like dehydratase domain-containing protein, with protein sequence MTEVYSDDVYWEDQQVGAVREFGDVVVDEAQMRAFAQAYDPRPDTLGQPAPWPGMHDRWPVASGLHVAGLCMRMMVDHILLRSSSLGSPGIQRLRWLGPVSAGDRLSVRQAVLSKQRHPRRGDVGFINNRTEVLNQHGRLVMFMESAGMFRLREPLPVPEEGA encoded by the coding sequence ATGACAGAAGTGTACTCGGACGATGTGTACTGGGAGGACCAGCAGGTCGGGGCCGTGCGCGAGTTCGGCGACGTGGTGGTGGATGAGGCGCAGATGCGCGCGTTCGCGCAGGCGTATGACCCGCGCCCGGACACCCTCGGGCAACCCGCCCCATGGCCCGGGATGCACGACCGGTGGCCGGTCGCCAGTGGCCTTCATGTCGCGGGGCTGTGCATGCGCATGATGGTGGATCATATCCTGCTGCGCAGCAGCTCTCTCGGGTCTCCGGGGATCCAGCGGTTGCGCTGGCTTGGCCCGGTGTCCGCGGGGGATCGGCTCTCCGTGCGGCAGGCGGTGCTCAGCAAGCAGCGGCATCCGCGCCGCGGTGACGTGGGCTTCATCAACAACCGCACCGAGGTGCTGAATCAGCACGGGCGACTGGTCATGTTCATGGAGTCGGCCGGGATGTTCCGTCTCCGTGAGCCGCTGCCCGTCCCGGAGGAGGGGGCATGA
- a CDS encoding MaoC/PaaZ C-terminal domain-containing protein, producing MSIRYLDAIEDGESGVTGTFEVTEADVVGFAGQYDPQPFHLDDAAARDTLFGRLAASGWHTTAIANRLLVNDWLHDAAVAGAEGFDNLRWRRPVYPGDVLRCRYAVTGRRASPDPRFGVLSVAVEVLNQDDDTVMSLEWLPWIARAGDASV from the coding sequence ATGAGTATCCGCTACCTTGACGCCATTGAAGACGGGGAGTCCGGCGTGACCGGTACGTTCGAGGTCACGGAGGCCGACGTGGTCGGTTTCGCCGGCCAGTACGACCCGCAGCCCTTCCACCTGGACGATGCGGCGGCCCGGGACACCCTGTTTGGCCGGCTCGCCGCCTCTGGCTGGCATACCACGGCGATTGCCAACCGCCTGCTGGTGAACGACTGGCTGCACGATGCCGCCGTGGCCGGTGCGGAGGGGTTCGACAATCTGCGCTGGCGACGGCCCGTGTACCCCGGTGACGTGCTGCGCTGCCGGTATGCGGTGACCGGCCGGCGTGCCAGCCCCGATCCGCGATTCGGGGTGCTGAGTGTGGCGGTGGAGGTGCTGAATCAGGATGATGACACGGTCATGAGCCTGGAGTGGCTGCCGTGGATTGCCCGGGCGGGTGATGCGTCGGTGTAA